The following are encoded in a window of Thunnus albacares chromosome 17, fThuAlb1.1, whole genome shotgun sequence genomic DNA:
- the LOC122967541 gene encoding uncharacterized protein LOC122967541 gives MKQYQKRGRSTLRSEEYQRRCSSSRQQTTEDTEEMNGMLRWLKKVSKSDYMAPSLFGLSIEEEIRSFNQRAMNVKQALHLYNLLMMKRNEILRVKISEFTSISDNLDKVQKKSKTMGIAGGTTGAVGGVTAVVGIALAPVTMGASLIATAVGAGMVASAGGMGAHAAKANNNTANRTTVEKLVNDYMANIVDMERCLDFILSGMNELRRHDLARLQRAGAQPDALKIAHLSQSVFRSSMNNGGRTSVAHTAGMSSQRLLQAFAKEMDLYFKVKDDQKLRQSNKSKFSGRVRLLAQNLQDELDHLNCMWEMFS, from the exons ATGAAACAGTACCAGAAACGAGGGAGGTCAACACTTCGCTCTGAAGAATACCAAAGACGCTGTTCCTCTTCACGTCAACAGACCACAGAGGACACAGAG gaGATGAATGGGATGTTGAGATGGTTGAAAAAAGTGTCAA AATCTGATTACATGGCTCCATCATTGTTTGGTCTCAGTATAGAGGAGGAAATCAG GTCATTTAATCAGAGAGCCATGAATGTGAAACAGGCCCTGCATCTCTACAACCTCCTCATGATGAAACGCAATGAAATCCTGCGGGTCAAGATCTCAGAGTTTACTTCCATCTCAGACAACCTGGACAAGGTGCAGAAGAAGAGCAAAACCATGGGTATTGCTGGAGGCACCACAGGTGCTGTGGGAGGGGTGACTGCAGTGGTGGGTATTGCCTTAGCTCCTGTGACCATGGGTGCCTCACTGATTGCCACAGCTGTTGGTGCAGGTATGGTGGCGTCCGCTGGGGGCATGGGCGCCCACGCTGCCAAGGCCAACAACAACACTGCGAATAGGACAACAGTTGAGAAACTAGTCAATGACTACATGGCAAATATTGTTGACATGGAACGCTGTCTGGATTTTATCCTCTCTGGGATGAATGAGCTGCGAAGGCATGACCTTGCCAGGTTACAGAGGGCAGGAGCCCAGCCTGACGCACTGAAGATAGCACATCTGTCACAGTCTGTGTTTAGGAGTAGCATGAACAATGGTGGGAGGACTTCTGTTGCACACACAGCTGGGATGTCATCTCAGAGACTGCTTCAGGCATTTGCTAAGGAAATGGATCTGTATTTTAAAGTAAAGGATGATCAAAAGCTGAGGCAGTCCAATAAGAGCAAGTTTTCAGGTAGAGTTCGCCTGCTGGCTCAAAATCTGCAGGATGAACTAGATCACCTGAATTGTATGTGGGAAATGTTTTCTTGA